In Clostridium sp., one DNA window encodes the following:
- a CDS encoding ketopantoate reductase family protein yields MGKLESAIETLSQNNIKGTLFLLCSILDSKENIDKIVGDYSYILGYPVAGGTVTNNLLNCVLFDHIMLESEENTTISNYFALIQILGSANIKTEYPDSMLEWIWIHMAINAAVISTGAKYAGYNNSEKAAESLMSSTKALSETVLVIRETIKIVEARGVDLKKYKSEILPYKIPSKIAGLVMKRMFANNELTRKIMQLHSNVDDLVYVCKSVYACGHQLEVKAPLFYKDYQICLRNLQIT; encoded by the coding sequence ATGGGAAAATTGGAGTCGGCGATCGAAACCTTATCTCAAAACAATATCAAGGGGACTCTCTTTTTATTATGCAGTATATTGGACAGCAAGGAAAATATTGATAAAATAGTGGGAGACTATTCATACATATTGGGTTATCCAGTTGCAGGGGGTACAGTTACCAATAATTTGCTAAATTGCGTTTTATTCGACCATATTATGCTTGAAAGTGAAGAAAATACAACTATCTCAAATTATTTTGCGCTTATTCAGATATTAGGTAGTGCAAATATAAAAACAGAATATCCTGATAGCATGCTTGAATGGATATGGATTCATATGGCAATCAACGCGGCAGTAATCTCAACAGGGGCAAAATATGCTGGCTATAATAATTCAGAAAAAGCTGCTGAATCTCTTATGAGCAGTACAAAAGCATTGTCAGAGACGGTTCTTGTGATACGTGAAACCATAAAAATTGTGGAGGCAAGAGGAGTAGACCTGAAAAAATATAAAAGTGAGATTCTGCCATACAAAATTCCATCTAAAATTGCTGGATTAGTTATGAAAAGAATGTTTGCTAATAATGAACTTACCCGAAAAATAATGCAACTTCACAGTAATGTTGATGACCTTGTTTACGTCTGTAAAAGTGTCTATGCTTGTGGTCATCAACTTGAAGTAAAAGCCCCTCTGTTCTATAAAGATTATCAAATTTGTTTAAGAAATTTACAGATAACATGA
- a CDS encoding QueT transporter family protein has translation MSRTNKMVKVSVVAAIYIVSTIALGQLSYWGPIGFRISEMLNFLAFIDPFYIISLTIGCAVANFYSFSIVDVFVGSFATLLATYAMWKTRSMAVSIVWPVLGSAFIAAELHVLYKVPFFYTFLTQAVGELAVMILGYFVFKNIFRNSAFLDKIRIKSNNDKIDKVKSWRKRLWN, from the coding sequence ATGAGTAGAACAAATAAAATGGTAAAGGTATCTGTGGTTGCTGCAATATATATAGTTTCAACTATTGCACTTGGGCAGCTTTCCTATTGGGGTCCTATAGGATTTAGAATAAGTGAAATGCTTAATTTTCTTGCTTTTATAGATCCATTTTACATAATATCATTGACCATAGGCTGTGCAGTGGCAAATTTTTACAGCTTTAGTATAGTGGATGTATTTGTAGGAAGCTTTGCCACACTTTTAGCTACCTATGCTATGTGGAAAACAAGGAGTATGGCCGTTTCAATTGTATGGCCGGTTTTGGGAAGTGCATTTATAGCAGCAGAACTTCATGTACTGTATAAAGTACCTTTCTTTTATACTTTTCTTACTCAGGCGGTGGGCGAATTGGCTGTGATGATTTTGGGGTACTTTGTATTTAAAAATATATTCAGAAATTCTGCGTTTCTTGATAAAATAAGAATAAAATCCAATAATGATAAGATTGATAAAGTTAAATCGTGGAGGAAACGTTTATGGAATTAG
- the dapB gene encoding 4-hydroxy-tetrahydrodipicolinate reductase has translation MIKVALIGIGKTGRHIADEILKQDNMEIVSAICSPESKKNGMSLGDLLGNNKSEVKISTSRELESIIFKTKPDIAVDFSTPSATMENALTLSEMKINMVIGTTGFSKEDIDKLQSMSYKFNTGIVYAPNITLGVNVMMLLANIATTVLNNYDFQILEIHHKNKHDIPSGTALKLSQEIKSGLQSSGVFNKDIPVNAIRTGNIVGKHEILITGDNDQIKISHESFSRKAFASGAINAINYIYKKPGYYEMKDILDLKRVLYGYIDSLDRALC, from the coding sequence AAAGTAGCATTGATAGGAATTGGGAAAACAGGCAGACATATAGCCGATGAAATTCTAAAGCAGGATAATATGGAAATTGTATCCGCAATCTGCAGTCCTGAAAGTAAAAAAAATGGAATGAGTTTGGGAGATTTGCTTGGAAATAATAAATCGGAAGTAAAAATTTCAACTTCTAGGGAACTTGAATCCATTATTTTTAAAACTAAGCCTGATATAGCCGTAGATTTCTCAACTCCTTCAGCAACCATGGAAAACGCTTTGACCTTATCAGAGATGAAAATAAATATGGTCATAGGTACAACAGGATTTTCTAAAGAAGATATTGACAAGCTCCAAAGTATGAGTTACAAATTCAATACAGGTATAGTATATGCTCCAAATATTACTTTAGGTGTAAACGTGATGATGCTGCTTGCCAATATTGCTACAACCGTATTAAACAATTATGACTTTCAAATTTTAGAGATACATCATAAGAACAAACATGATATTCCTTCAGGAACTGCTCTAAAACTTTCTCAGGAAATAAAAAGCGGACTTCAATCATCTGGAGTATTCAATAAAGATATACCTGTCAACGCCATACGAACTGGTAATATTGTAGGCAAACATGAAATCCTAATAACCGGTGACAATGATCAAATAAAAATAAGTCATGAATCATTTTCAAGAAAAGCCTTTGCTTCAGGGGCTATCAATGCAATAAATTATATTTATAAAAAACCAGGATACTATGAAATGAAAGATATATTAGATCTTAAAAGGGTTTTGTATGGATACATTGACTCATTAGATAGGGCACTATGCTAA
- a CDS encoding 2-dehydropantoate 2-reductase N-terminal domain-containing protein, which translates to MNILVLGLGVIGTTYAYILKEAGHNIEHFIRKNKIEKVGSTINIKLLDGRENPKGVEKRDS; encoded by the coding sequence ATGAATATTTTAGTTTTGGGTTTGGGAGTTATTGGCACTACATATGCCTACATCTTGAAAGAAGCAGGCCATAATATTGAGCATTTCATCAGGAAAAATAAAATAGAAAAAGTAGGTTCAACAATAAATATAAAACTTCTTGATGGAAGAGAAAACCCAAAGGGTGTTGAGAAGAGGGATTCCTAG
- a CDS encoding CatA-like O-acetyltransferase, producing the protein MCFKKIDMTTWPRMEHFKYYTENIKCKYNINVNIEITDLLIETKKRNLRFYPTFIYIVSKAINQNMEFRMSYNSGGELGYWTYVNPVYTIFHEDDKTFSDIWTEFSDDFPKFYKNAVADMETYKNIKGIKAKPDQPENFYPISAVPWVSFTGYSSMSLNESKILFPVITFGKYFKRDGKMLLPFSILVSHAAADGYHTCKLVNDIQYYAKRIYKWM; encoded by the coding sequence ATGTGTTTCAAAAAAATAGATATGACCACTTGGCCTAGAATGGAACATTTCAAATACTATACAGAAAATATAAAATGCAAATACAATATAAATGTAAATATAGAAATAACTGATTTACTAATCGAAACAAAAAAAAGAAATTTGAGATTCTATCCTACATTTATTTATATAGTTTCAAAAGCCATAAATCAGAATATGGAATTCCGCATGTCTTATAATAGTGGTGGTGAACTTGGATATTGGACCTACGTAAATCCAGTTTACACAATATTTCACGAAGATGACAAAACATTTTCCGATATATGGACTGAATTCTCTGATGACTTCCCAAAATTTTATAAAAATGCTGTGGCAGATATGGAAACCTACAAAAACATAAAAGGAATTAAAGCAAAACCGGATCAACCAGAAAATTTTTATCCAATTTCAGCAGTACCATGGGTGAGCTTTACCGGATATAGCAGCATGTCTTTAAATGAGTCAAAAATATTATTTCCAGTTATCACCTTCGGCAAATATTTTAAAAGGGATGGAAAAATGTTATTGCCATTTTCAATACTGGTAAGTCATGCAGCTGCAGATGGATATCATACATGTAAACTCGTCAACGATATACAGTATTATGCAAAACGTATTTATAAATGGATGTGA